In the Campylobacter showae genome, one interval contains:
- a CDS encoding peptidoglycan DD-metalloendopeptidase family protein, with protein MKKFSLALLLAVNLFAAAPIQSTVQELSWPKGDSFLTFLEKNSIPLKLYYDLDSEDKEFLDEIKEGIPYQISKDEKGGISQVLIPVNEELQAQIYKDDDGGFKFQLSPISYQTYDRVLSMPVSANPSQDIIEITGSVALAHGFYLAMKGEVGDGEFKRLKKGDRLAMSYKQKIRLGRTFGMPEIDWAAIEIRGKRYTVYRHQNKYYDKSGKKSDKFLLTRPISNARITSPFTPKRFHPILKRYKAHLGVDYGAPKGTPIKAAGEGTVKFVGTKSGYGKVVILKHAGAYETLYAHTNGFAKGIKTGVKVKQGQLIAYVGNTGMSTGSHLHFGVYKNGTAVNPETEIKVAKSVFFSKEEREFKNRVERLEPEIKKALGKDRIPEKEYRFDAAMDWEHPIAEPKSDVNLTLQSDDLNLTAQPNAADVNLTSEPLNGDDANLTDSNLTAPESNLTAQPKAESNSSEAKTDANETANLAAAKSAKPESNLTSAKASNKASSKTEPKKSIKETKKSESNSSAKNNKDKPKQADKKKDKPSQEAKSESKKKKDVNASKDKSKKQKETADKKAKSKDKTAESSDKKSK; from the coding sequence ATGAAGAAATTTTCATTAGCTTTACTGCTGGCGGTAAATTTATTCGCCGCCGCGCCTATACAATCTACCGTCCAGGAGCTTAGCTGGCCCAAGGGCGATAGCTTTTTGACGTTTTTAGAAAAAAACTCCATCCCGCTAAAGCTTTATTATGATTTGGACTCGGAGGATAAAGAGTTCCTGGACGAGATTAAGGAAGGCATCCCGTATCAAATTTCAAAGGACGAAAAGGGCGGGATATCCCAGGTGCTGATCCCCGTAAACGAAGAGCTTCAAGCGCAAATTTACAAAGACGACGACGGCGGGTTTAAATTTCAGCTCTCCCCGATCTCGTATCAGACCTACGACCGCGTGCTTAGTATGCCCGTTAGCGCAAACCCGTCGCAAGACATCATAGAAATTACCGGCAGCGTAGCGCTGGCGCATGGGTTTTATCTAGCGATGAAAGGCGAGGTCGGCGACGGCGAGTTTAAAAGGCTGAAAAAGGGCGACAGGCTCGCGATGAGCTACAAACAAAAGATTAGACTGGGTCGTACTTTCGGTATGCCTGAAATCGACTGGGCGGCGATAGAGATCAGGGGTAAAAGATACACGGTTTATAGACATCAAAACAAATACTACGACAAAAGCGGCAAAAAAAGCGATAAATTTCTGCTCACTAGACCTATTTCAAACGCCCGCATCACGTCGCCGTTTACGCCCAAGCGCTTTCATCCGATACTAAAGCGCTATAAGGCACATTTGGGCGTTGACTACGGCGCCCCTAAAGGCACTCCGATAAAGGCTGCGGGCGAGGGCACGGTTAAATTCGTCGGTACCAAAAGCGGCTACGGCAAGGTCGTGATCCTAAAGCACGCCGGCGCCTACGAGACGCTGTATGCGCACACGAACGGCTTTGCTAAAGGTATAAAAACCGGCGTCAAGGTTAAGCAAGGCCAGCTCATCGCCTATGTGGGCAACACTGGCATGAGTACGGGCTCGCACCTGCACTTCGGCGTATATAAAAACGGCACCGCGGTAAATCCTGAAACCGAGATAAAGGTGGCTAAAAGCGTATTTTTCTCAAAAGAAGAAAGAGAGTTTAAAAACCGCGTAGAGCGGCTAGAGCCCGAGATAAAAAAGGCTCTTGGCAAGGATAGAATCCCTGAAAAAGAGTATAGATTTGACGCGGCGATGGACTGGGAGCACCCGATCGCAGAACCAAAAAGCGACGTAAATTTAACCTTGCAGAGCGATGATTTAAATTTAACGGCGCAGCCAAATGCCGCGGACGTAAATTTAACTAGCGAGCCTCTAAACGGCGATGACGCAAATTTGACGGACTCAAATTTAACTGCGCCCGAGTCAAATTTGACCGCACAGCCTAAAGCTGAAAGCAACTCCTCTGAGGCAAAAACGGACGCGAACGAAACAGCAAATTTAGCCGCGGCAAAATCTGCAAAACCGGAGTCAAATTTAACCTCCGCAAAAGCGTCAAACAAGGCATCAAGCAAGACTGAGCCTAAAAAATCAATCAAAGAGACGAAAAAATCCGAGTCAAATTCGTCCGCTAAAAACAACAAAGACAAGCCAAAGCAGGCGGACAAGAAAAAGGACAAACCAAGCCAAGAAGCAAAAAGCGAGTCTAAAAAGAAAAAGGACGTAAACGCCAGCAAAGATAAGTCTAAAAAACAAAAAGAGACCGCCGATAAAAAGGCTAAATCAAAAGATAAAACAGCCGAGTCAAGCGACAAAAAGAGTAAATGA
- a CDS encoding FAD-linked oxidase C-terminal domain-containing protein, giving the protein MHEKHAKFFVNLLGADNAYFDDAHRIAYCYDATRKRHLPDGVLFPRDERDVSEILKYCNENKIIIVPRGAGSGFTGGALAHEGGVVLAFEKHMNKILEIDMQNMVAVVQPGCININLQREAEKLGLFYPPDPASQEYSTLGGNVSENAGGMRAAKYGITKDYVMALRAVLPNGEVIRAGKRTIKDVAGYNIAGILIASEGTLAVITEITLKLIAKPKFRKTAMGIFPSVNAAMNAVYKTMAAGMTPVAMEFLDALCIRAVETKFNKGLPQDAGALLITDVDGDVLDGLEQDLATIERVFRENGASEFRRAKDESERNDIWFARRNCSQAINIYGNLKLNEDITVPRSKLPELLERIGGVAEKYGVQVPCFGHTGDGNVHTNVMVVDKTDPAQVESGHKAIEEIFKIAVELGGTLSGEHGIGISKAEFMPLAFTPAEMELFRSIKKAFDPNNILNPFKMGL; this is encoded by the coding sequence ATGCACGAAAAACACGCTAAATTTTTTGTAAATTTACTAGGCGCGGATAACGCCTACTTCGACGACGCGCACAGGATCGCCTACTGCTACGACGCGACTAGAAAGCGCCATTTGCCAGACGGCGTGCTTTTCCCTAGGGACGAACGCGACGTGAGCGAGATTTTAAAATACTGCAATGAAAATAAAATCATAATCGTACCTAGGGGTGCCGGTAGCGGCTTTACGGGAGGTGCGCTAGCGCACGAGGGCGGCGTGGTGCTTGCCTTTGAAAAACACATGAACAAAATCCTAGAAATCGACATGCAAAACATGGTCGCCGTCGTGCAACCGGGCTGTATAAATATAAATTTACAGCGCGAAGCCGAGAAGCTAGGCCTTTTCTACCCGCCAGATCCCGCTAGCCAGGAGTACTCGACGCTAGGCGGCAACGTGAGCGAAAATGCCGGCGGCATGCGCGCGGCAAAATACGGCATCACCAAAGACTACGTCATGGCGCTGCGAGCCGTGCTACCTAACGGCGAAGTAATCCGCGCGGGCAAACGCACGATAAAAGACGTCGCCGGATACAATATCGCAGGCATTTTAATCGCTAGCGAGGGCACGCTAGCGGTAATAACCGAGATCACGCTAAAACTCATCGCAAAGCCTAAATTTAGAAAAACCGCGATGGGAATTTTCCCTAGCGTAAACGCCGCGATGAACGCCGTTTATAAGACAATGGCAGCAGGCATGACGCCGGTAGCCATGGAGTTTTTAGACGCGCTTTGCATACGCGCGGTCGAGACCAAATTTAACAAAGGTCTACCGCAAGATGCGGGCGCCTTGCTCATCACCGATGTAGACGGCGACGTTTTAGACGGTCTAGAGCAGGATCTTGCCACGATCGAGCGAGTGTTTAGAGAAAACGGCGCTAGCGAATTTAGACGCGCCAAAGACGAGAGTGAGCGAAACGACATCTGGTTTGCCAGGCGTAACTGCTCGCAGGCGATAAATATCTACGGAAATTTAAAACTAAACGAGGACATCACAGTGCCGCGCTCAAAGCTACCAGAGTTGCTAGAGCGCATCGGCGGCGTCGCTGAAAAATACGGCGTACAGGTGCCGTGCTTTGGCCACACGGGCGATGGCAACGTACACACCAACGTCATGGTCGTAGACAAAACCGACCCGGCGCAGGTAGAGAGCGGACACAAGGCGATCGAGGAAATTTTTAAGATCGCGGTGGAGCTTGGCGGCACGCTTAGCGGCGAGCACGGCATCGGTATCAGCAAGGCCGAGTTTATGCCGCTTGCCTTTACGCCTGCTGAGATGGAGCTTTTTAGAAGTATCAAAAAGGCGTTTGACCCAAACAATATCCTAAACCCATTTAAGATGGGGCTGTAA
- a CDS encoding plasminogen-binding N-terminal domain-containing protein produces the protein MKKFLLFLAAACLSFAAEFSMREYKTPLISVDEGVGTIIDSSDIVVGSSGVVMHKFEGSQSSIIARAVVTEKGGGFAKVRFEVFDTLAQKALPIPGILPKGGDEIILNYLYNRSLIVVPNKEIYAEVTNAFKDITFIHPDIVGSYLSYEYKPNPSRDDFRKMCSQSAAGLIFIAMNNEALFADCQSFEPLKRFQSGAVKYYQLPFYTRVKDIDTVFWKWGSEQISDFDRHYKALLKEK, from the coding sequence TTGAAAAAATTTCTTTTATTTTTAGCGGCGGCTTGCCTCAGTTTTGCGGCGGAATTTTCAATGAGAGAGTACAAAACCCCGCTGATAAGCGTGGATGAGGGCGTAGGCACGATCATAGACAGCTCGGACATCGTCGTAGGCAGTAGCGGCGTCGTGATGCATAAATTTGAAGGCTCTCAAAGCTCAATCATCGCTCGCGCCGTCGTTACGGAAAAAGGCGGAGGCTTTGCGAAGGTGCGATTCGAGGTATTTGACACGTTAGCGCAAAAAGCCCTACCGATACCGGGAATTTTGCCTAAAGGCGGCGACGAGATCATCCTAAACTACCTATACAACCGCTCGCTCATCGTCGTACCGAACAAAGAAATTTACGCCGAAGTAACGAACGCGTTTAAAGATATCACCTTTATCCACCCAGATATCGTAGGATCGTATCTAAGCTACGAGTATAAACCAAACCCTAGCCGCGATGACTTTCGTAAAATGTGCTCCCAAAGCGCTGCGGGGCTTATTTTCATCGCTATGAACAACGAAGCGCTTTTTGCCGATTGCCAGAGTTTTGAGCCGCTAAAACGATTCCAAAGCGGCGCGGTCAAATACTACCAGCTGCCCTTCTACACTCGCGTCAAGGATATCGATACGGTATTTTGGAAATGGGGCTCAGAGCAAATCAGTGACTTTGACCGCCACTACAAAGCTCTTTTGAAAGAAAAATGA
- the mgtE gene encoding magnesium transporter, translating to MEENEQLNEAKELLDSHLNETIDKELSPADLAQHLKTLKKHDEELFGEYLEKLDPEILGDVAIEMPDHMLKDVIEQIPSDKIIEAIEELESDDAAELLEYIEEIDEQKAKELFDGLDKDDQEEILRIRSYDEGEAGAFMQTELFSAHIDEQLKTAVERLRREKEEGKLENVSQLFITDKKGVLLHAVPLEDLILFDFNQTLREIISKSEEDKYKPNVAVDNEPIETVVETVENYDMNSIAVVDSKGYLLGRITTDDIHDFIKESATEQIYNLAGVDDEAEEEDTSLVKATRARAVWLLINLFTALISSSIIGLFDETIASYVALAVLMPIVASMGGNTGTQALTVTVRRLTLGEIEFKNAANALKREVGIALINGLTFAFLMGVIASLWFNRPMLGVVIGASMLINLFFAGFFGTLIPLTLKKFDIDPAVGSAVLLTTVTDTVGFFSFLGLAKWILL from the coding sequence ATGGAAGAAAACGAGCAATTAAACGAAGCCAAAGAACTGCTAGACTCGCACCTAAACGAGACGATCGATAAGGAACTAAGTCCCGCCGACCTCGCTCAGCACCTAAAAACGCTCAAAAAGCACGACGAGGAGCTTTTTGGCGAATACCTCGAAAAGCTCGACCCCGAGATCCTGGGCGACGTAGCGATCGAGATGCCCGATCACATGCTAAAGGACGTGATCGAGCAGATACCCAGCGACAAAATCATCGAGGCGATCGAAGAGCTAGAGAGCGACGACGCCGCCGAGCTTTTGGAGTATATCGAGGAGATCGACGAACAAAAGGCTAAGGAGCTCTTTGACGGCCTAGATAAGGACGATCAGGAGGAGATTTTACGTATCCGCAGCTACGACGAGGGCGAGGCGGGCGCGTTTATGCAGACGGAGCTTTTTAGCGCGCATATCGACGAGCAGCTAAAAACGGCGGTCGAGCGGCTAAGACGCGAGAAAGAAGAGGGCAAGCTAGAAAACGTCTCGCAGCTTTTTATCACCGATAAAAAGGGCGTTTTACTCCATGCGGTGCCGCTTGAGGATCTGATACTATTTGACTTTAACCAAACCTTAAGAGAGATCATCTCAAAGAGCGAAGAGGATAAGTATAAACCCAATGTAGCCGTCGATAACGAGCCTATCGAGACGGTCGTAGAAACGGTCGAAAACTACGATATGAACTCGATCGCGGTCGTCGATAGCAAGGGCTATTTGCTCGGTCGTATCACCACCGACGATATCCACGACTTTATAAAAGAAAGCGCCACGGAGCAAATTTATAACCTAGCCGGCGTCGACGACGAAGCCGAGGAGGAGGATACGAGCCTGGTTAAGGCCACTCGCGCGAGAGCGGTTTGGCTACTTATAAATTTATTTACGGCGCTAATCAGCTCATCTATCATCGGGCTTTTTGACGAGACGATAGCCAGCTACGTAGCGCTTGCGGTACTGATGCCTATCGTCGCATCCATGGGCGGAAACACCGGCACGCAGGCGCTTACGGTTACCGTGCGCCGACTAACTCTGGGAGAAATCGAGTTTAAAAACGCCGCAAATGCGCTAAAACGCGAGGTCGGTATCGCGCTTATAAACGGACTAACCTTTGCGTTTTTGATGGGCGTTATCGCTTCTTTGTGGTTTAACCGTCCGATGCTTGGCGTCGTTATCGGCGCTTCGATGTTGATAAATTTGTTTTTCGCCGGATTTTTCGGTACTTTGATACCGCTAACCTTAAAGAAATTTGACATCGATCCCGCCGTCGGCTCGGCTGTGCTGCTTACCACCGTCACCGACACGGTCGGCTTTTTTAGCTTTTTAGGACTGGCAAAATGGATACTTCTGTAA
- a CDS encoding S6 family peptidase: MDNRFGISIVLASILCTCANSQVMDIGTNYYRDYLDFAQNKGVFAPQDAPLEFTQRNGDKFTFDKIPNSGARNNKGNFTALGRNFVVTANHTLGAAAASNFNENRGWFGNTKYEYLTSHTATSTEKLYNSDTTYMRTTKYIVEGQIDPLDVPNLDISGADRTKDEANAKKIEDYIKDIKNSGGARGDNVLAYQAGTGALGLEKLKTDSDGYDTVVSAREFEDQGIVNQALGGSVNEISVNYSANYKTRLSSINRPGVYMFMTSDKGFRNRLLPGDSGSGFFVYDTVAQKWVLVGVLSVVADNSNSASIVTMTDFNDYKKDYENAVAGSSVTDAQLVQNKDNILTATSDITLNSDLDLGHGGIVVKNGDVAIGGSGKIKKLAGFDVASGASLNLNVASDTSIHKIGKGSLVVNSSGNKGLRLGDGIVELKTANAFENIYVTSGRGLLRLGADDNLNNKIFFGNGGGKLDLNGFNQTFSNVSANSNAAKITNLDTQRSTLTVSGENGKDTIFHASVDKNIDIKHDGQGRELVFDGGFDIDGSLTLNNAKVTLQGHPTTHATADASVLTQAVKDKIAAAGLTLPEYMDLTRPSTLSQPDWDKREFNAKEGINLNSSELTIGKEANVNGEIKAANSVINLSGDLAHYIDKFDGSNTYDDGLKYRQNVEKGNLLVKDVSFKNKIVMDSDSMLKVGGTTTKLRELVVNGKNTAPNRSIAAGSGKLEIEDLEVSGANKLTFDPDTTVTKNLNIKDFGNANEPILDFKKVLTLGAGMKFNIDFTAALKGQMTADKTYTLVSATNIVNKGAIFNMEQKINNLFTTYTIKDGKILMSLSDRQAPNPQVSPGVEHGLKIAEFSERQNKILNMLKNTPEYENAVQSGDMETIKRMALKAESDMGEISASSLKISVKALQNNNELINSRLSRIMQLRAKADISQFSLAGLESDFKPTAAMAYEAAEADRLRNNFWANVNGAYFKDKDSGGDLKFYGTNIGYDRSYDEFILGTSAGVSKAKFNSGAMSDDAKIYSFGAYGVFERDAHEIQSNLNLAFVNSKRSLNDLQKASVRSTGVLSSNYYKYKISLGSNGEYAQAIKPVLALEFGANGVKGFKNDIYGQKDINDFNVALGVGVEYVLNSDKNAFAAQFLVKQNVYNSDDKSYVSLNNSNEYVDYKLDNNKLVYRLNLSASTEFSKNFAVSYQLSGMLDNDRSYGVSGGVKLEYKF; this comes from the coding sequence GTGGATAATAGATTTGGTATTTCGATTGTTTTAGCTAGCATTTTGTGCACCTGTGCCAACTCGCAGGTTATGGACATAGGAACGAATTATTATAGGGATTATCTTGATTTTGCACAAAATAAGGGCGTTTTTGCTCCACAAGATGCACCGCTAGAGTTTACGCAAAGAAACGGCGACAAATTTACGTTTGATAAAATCCCAAATAGCGGCGCTAGAAATAATAAAGGAAATTTTACCGCTCTTGGGCGAAATTTCGTAGTAACGGCAAATCATACGTTAGGAGCTGCTGCGGCTAGTAATTTTAATGAAAATAGAGGGTGGTTTGGCAACACGAAATACGAGTATCTGACATCGCACACGGCAACTTCTACAGAAAAACTATACAACTCTGACACTACCTATATGCGAACTACAAAATATATCGTAGAGGGGCAAATCGATCCGCTGGACGTGCCAAATTTGGACATTTCAGGCGCTGATAGAACCAAAGATGAAGCCAATGCAAAAAAGATAGAAGACTACATAAAAGATATAAAAAATAGCGGCGGGGCTAGAGGCGATAACGTCCTTGCCTATCAGGCAGGCACCGGAGCGCTTGGGTTAGAAAAACTCAAAACTGATTCGGATGGATATGATACCGTCGTAAGCGCAAGAGAATTTGAAGACCAAGGTATCGTTAATCAGGCATTGGGCGGAAGCGTAAATGAAATAAGCGTGAATTATTCGGCAAATTATAAAACGCGACTCTCAAGCATAAATAGGCCAGGCGTTTATATGTTTATGACCTCTGATAAGGGTTTTAGAAACAGACTTTTGCCGGGCGATAGCGGTTCGGGATTTTTCGTTTACGATACGGTGGCGCAAAAATGGGTTTTAGTGGGAGTTTTATCTGTAGTGGCTGATAATAGCAATAGCGCTTCAATCGTAACGATGACTGACTTTAACGACTACAAAAAAGACTATGAAAACGCCGTGGCTGGATCAAGTGTTACGGATGCGCAGCTCGTGCAAAACAAAGACAATATATTAACCGCTACAAGCGACATAACGCTAAATTCGGACTTAGATCTAGGGCACGGCGGAATAGTGGTCAAAAATGGGGACGTCGCGATCGGCGGTAGCGGTAAGATTAAAAAACTTGCAGGCTTTGACGTTGCTAGCGGAGCAAGTCTAAATTTAAACGTCGCCTCGGATACCAGTATCCATAAAATCGGCAAAGGAAGCCTAGTCGTAAATTCTAGCGGCAATAAGGGCCTGAGGCTGGGCGACGGCATCGTAGAGCTAAAGACGGCAAACGCTTTTGAAAATATTTACGTAACGAGCGGCAGGGGCTTGTTGAGGCTTGGCGCGGACGATAACTTAAATAATAAAATTTTCTTTGGAAACGGCGGCGGAAAACTTGATCTAAATGGATTTAATCAAACCTTTAGTAATGTTTCGGCCAACTCAAACGCCGCCAAAATAACCAACTTGGACACGCAAAGATCGACGCTTACCGTGAGCGGCGAAAACGGCAAAGATACGATATTTCATGCGAGCGTAGATAAAAATATAGACATAAAACACGATGGACAAGGACGAGAGCTTGTATTTGACGGCGGTTTTGATATAGACGGAAGCCTGACTCTAAACAACGCCAAAGTTACTTTGCAAGGGCACCCGACCACTCATGCTACGGCAGATGCTAGCGTCTTAACGCAGGCAGTAAAGGATAAAATAGCCGCCGCAGGCCTAACTTTGCCCGAGTATATGGATCTAACTCGTCCGTCGACGCTGTCTCAGCCTGATTGGGACAAAAGAGAATTTAACGCAAAAGAGGGCATAAACCTAAACTCATCAGAGCTTACGATAGGTAAGGAAGCTAACGTAAACGGCGAAATAAAGGCTGCAAACTCGGTTATAAATTTAAGCGGCGATTTGGCTCACTATATAGATAAATTTGACGGCTCAAACACCTATGACGACGGGTTAAAATACCGCCAAAACGTAGAAAAAGGAAATTTGTTAGTTAAAGACGTAAGCTTTAAAAATAAAATCGTCATGGATAGCGACAGCATGCTAAAAGTAGGCGGCACGACTACAAAGCTAAGAGAGCTTGTGGTAAACGGCAAAAATACGGCTCCTAATCGTAGCATAGCGGCTGGAAGCGGTAAATTAGAAATAGAAGATTTAGAGGTTAGCGGAGCAAATAAACTAACCTTTGACCCCGATACGACCGTAACGAAAAATTTAAATATTAAAGATTTCGGCAACGCAAACGAGCCGATTTTGGACTTTAAAAAGGTTTTGACGCTTGGCGCGGGGATGAAATTTAATATCGACTTTACGGCTGCTTTAAAAGGACAAATGACGGCCGATAAAACCTATACGCTAGTAAGCGCTACAAATATCGTAAATAAGGGCGCGATATTTAATATGGAACAAAAGATCAATAATCTTTTTACGACCTATACTATAAAAGATGGTAAAATTCTGATGAGCTTGAGCGACCGGCAGGCCCCAAATCCGCAGGTATCGCCAGGAGTGGAGCATGGCTTAAAAATAGCAGAGTTTAGCGAAAGACAAAACAAGATCCTAAATATGCTAAAAAATACGCCTGAATACGAAAATGCCGTTCAAAGCGGCGATATGGAAACGATAAAACGCATGGCGCTAAAAGCGGAATCCGATATGGGGGAAATTTCGGCTTCATCTTTAAAAATCAGCGTTAAGGCTCTACAGAACAACAACGAGCTAATCAACTCAAGATTGTCGCGAATTATGCAATTAAGGGCAAAGGCCGATATCTCTCAGTTTAGTCTAGCCGGGCTTGAGAGCGACTTTAAACCGACTGCTGCGATGGCTTATGAGGCGGCTGAAGCTGATAGGCTGAGAAATAACTTCTGGGCGAACGTAAACGGAGCGTACTTTAAAGATAAAGATAGCGGCGGAGATTTAAAATTTTACGGTACTAATATCGGCTACGACAGGAGCTACGACGAATTTATTTTGGGCACGAGCGCGGGCGTGAGCAAGGCTAAATTTAACTCTGGCGCCATGAGCGACGATGCTAAAATTTACAGTTTTGGAGCGTATGGAGTTTTTGAGCGAGACGCTCACGAGATACAGAGCAATCTAAATTTAGCCTTCGTAAACTCTAAGCGCAGCTTAAATGATTTACAAAAGGCTAGCGTAAGAAGCACGGGCGTCCTTTCGAGTAACTACTATAAATATAAAATTTCGCTCGGCTCAAACGGCGAATACGCTCAGGCTATCAAGCCCGTACTTGCGCTAGAATTTGGCGCAAACGGAGTAAAGGGTTTTAAAAACGACATATACGGCCAAAAAGACATAAACGACTTTAACGTAGCTTTGGGGGTCGGCGTCGAGTATGTGTTAAATAGCGACAAAAATGCATTTGCGGCTCAATTTTTAGTAAAACAAAACGTCTATAACTCTGACGACAAATCTTATGTTTCGCTTAATAACTCAAATGAATACGTCGACTACAAGCTCGACAACAACAAACTGGTCTATAGGCTAAATTTGTCTGCAAGCACGGAGTTTAGCAAAAATTTTGCGGTTTCTTATCAGCTTAGCGGAATGCTAGATAACGATAGAAGCTACGGCGTAAGCGGCGGCGTGAAGCTGGAGTATAAATTTTAA
- a CDS encoding NUDIX domain-containing protein: MDTSVKNIKIENLTSPRYVKPYQISFDLCEKSVRWECIKAHDSVSVLLYHEDKDAFLLVKQFRPAVWFNLQDGRDLNLTQKGDEGYTYELCAGLMDKGKSEEQTVIEEIAEETGFAVSKVERITSTRGALGFGGAKQTMFFAVINDAMKIGEGGGIDGESIEPVYVPLERAREFMFDETKTKATGLMFAFMWFFDRMGR; the protein is encoded by the coding sequence ATGGATACTTCTGTAAAAAATATCAAAATAGAAAATTTAACCTCCCCGCGCTACGTAAAACCGTATCAAATTTCGTTTGATCTGTGCGAAAAGTCCGTTAGATGGGAGTGTATCAAGGCTCACGACAGCGTCTCGGTGCTACTTTATCACGAGGATAAGGACGCGTTTTTGCTAGTTAAGCAGTTTCGCCCCGCCGTTTGGTTTAACCTGCAAGACGGACGCGACCTAAATTTAACGCAAAAGGGCGACGAGGGCTATACCTACGAGCTTTGCGCGGGTCTGATGGATAAAGGCAAGAGCGAGGAGCAGACCGTCATCGAGGAGATCGCCGAGGAGACGGGCTTTGCCGTGAGCAAGGTCGAGCGCATAACATCCACTCGCGGCGCGCTGGGGTTTGGCGGAGCGAAGCAGACGATGTTTTTTGCCGTGATAAACGACGCGATGAAAATCGGCGAGGGCGGCGGCATAGACGGCGAAAGTATCGAGCCTGTTTACGTGCCGCTTGAGCGGGCGCGGGAGTTTATGTTCGACGAAACCAAAACCAAGGCCACGGGGCTAATGTTTGCTTTTATGTGGTT